A genome region from Trachemys scripta elegans isolate TJP31775 chromosome 2, CAS_Tse_1.0, whole genome shotgun sequence includes the following:
- the NKX6-3 gene encoding homeobox protein Nkx-6.3 yields MDSNLQGTFLLNSPSLAPFPEAKAPMCQYAVQNSFYKLSPPGLSAQLAAGTPHGITDILSRPNSSLLSAYPHAGGFNGLGSQPVYYGSQVGPFAKAGSDYPSRGRDCWADPGQDWRGGRPCGSTPAHLADSIHKKKHTRPTFTGHQIFALEKTFEQTKYLAGPERARLAYSLGMTESQVKVWFQNRRTKWRKKSTLEPSSSSQRAVGERAASETEDDEYNKPLDPDSDDEKIRLLLRKHRAAFSVLSLGTHSG; encoded by the exons ATGGACTCCAACCTGCAGGGGACTTTCCTGCTCAACAGCCCCTCGCTGGCCCCCTTCCCGGAGGCGAAGGCCCCCATGTGCCAGTATGCGGTGCAGAACTCCTTCTACAAGCTCAGCCCGCCAGGACTCAGCGCCCAGCTGGCAGCTGGCACGCCGCACGGCATCACCGATATCCTGAGCCGGCCAAACAGCAGCCTGCTCTCAGCCTACCCCCACGCAGGCGGCTTCAACGGCCTGGGCTCCCAGCCCGTCTACTACGGATCCCAGGTGGGGCCCTTTGCCAAGGCAGGGAGTGACTACCCGTCCCGGGGCAGGGACTGCTGGGCAGACCCCGGTCAGGACTGGCGAGGAGGCCGACCGTGCGGCAGCA CCCCGGCTCACCTGGCCGACAGCATCCACAAGAAGAAGCACACGCGCCCCACCTTTACCGGCCACCAGATCTTTGCGCTGGAGAAAACCTTTGAGCAGACCAAGTACCTGGCAGGGCCTGAGCGGGCGCGTCTGGCCTATTCCCTCGGCATGACCGAGTCGCAGGTGAAG GTGTGGTTCCAGAACCGACGGACCAAGTGGCGGAAGAAGAGCACGCTGGAGCCCTCGTCCTCCTCGCAGCGGGCGGTGGGCGAGCGGGCCGCCTCTGAGACCGAGGACGACGAGTACAACAAGCCCCTGGACCCTGACTCGGACGACGAGAAGATCCGTCTGCTGCTGAGGAAGCACCGGGCTGCCTTCTCGGTGCTCAGCCTGGGAACCCACAGCGGCtga
- the ANK1 gene encoding ankyrin-1 isoform X11, whose product MLAFLTQLLITLVLLGFFLVSCQNVLHIVKGSVRFLLKHVHQELDKELGESEGLTDDEESISTRVVRRRVIVKGNQVQDIPGEQVTEEQFTDEQGNIVTKKIIRKVVRRISAGDEEKEVILEGSLQEPQELEAEADHFMKYAILHQDSLGTKEEARGHVPESELIGGRMGAYIVKRASLKRGKQ is encoded by the exons ATGTTGGCCTTCCTGACCCAGCTGCTGATCACCCTGGTGCTGCTGGGCTTCTTCCTGGTCAGCTGCCAGAACGTCCTACACATTGTCAAGGGCTCTGTGCGCTTCCTGCTCAAGCATGTCCACCAGGAGCTGGACAAGGAGCTGGGCGAGAGCGAGGGGTTGACGGATGACGAGGAGTCCATCTCCACCAGGGTGGTCCGTCGGCGTGTCATCGTGAAG GGCAATCAGGTTCAGGATATTCCGGGGGAGCAGGTGACCGAGGAGCAATTCACTGACGAGCAAGGCAACATTGTCACCAAGAAG ATCATCCGGAAGGTGGTGCGGCGGATCAGCGCGGGCGACGAGGAGAAGGAGGTGATTCTTGAGGGCTCtctgcaggagccccaggagctgGAAGCTGAGGCAGATCACTTTATGAAATATGCCATCCTGCATCAGGACAGTCTGGGCACCAAG GAGGAGGCGCGAGGGCACGTCCCAGAATCGGAGCTGAtcgggggcaggatgggggcttACATAGTGAAACGAGCCAGCCTgaaaaggggaaagcagtga